The following is a genomic window from Candidatus Eremiobacterota bacterium.
TGGTGAGTTCCTCGATACGTGCTGCCCGGCCAGGGTCACGCATGGTACGTTCAAGAAGCGTCGTTCCGCCTCTCTTCTTTCGTGCCTCAATTGCGCTCATAATACGTACCGTCTTTCACTGTGCTCAGATAGAATTCCCGACTCTTAATTGTTTGCTTTACCACGCGATCGCCGGCCTTATCGCGCTGCTGGCTCTCTTTAAGGTAGTGTTTGCACACGATCCAAGTCGGCCCACTTTCTTCACGAAACGCCGTGAAGCGGTGTTTCCCTGCCTTGATCGCCACCACCAATGGATCTGCGTGTTCCTGGTTGACTCGTGACTGTGCGGGCCGGCTGCCGGGCTCGACGTTGCCCCAATGACGAACACTCGCTAAAAAGTCGTCCTGACTACTTGCGGGCAGGGAGTCATAGGCGTCTAACCCCGGCATGCTGCCGTTGGCGTCCCAAAACCACTCGAAGCTCCGGTAAGGCCCGTCGTGAATTGAAAGATCCGCCTCCGTTCGGGTCCGATTTGCCACGCAATGATAGTAACATATATGTTAATGGACTGCAAGGCGGGGTGCGGGCGCTTCGGGAAGTTGCCCGACCGCCACGCGCTCAGTATCTCATCGCAATTGCCGAACTCCATCCGGCGCCACGGCGCGCTGGGCATACGTCGACGCCATCGTCCTCGTTTTTCGACATCGTTACCGTGGTCCGCCAGCCCGCTAAAAGCCCGTCCACGTTGATAAGTTCGCCACCGACAAGTGGCGCTCTCTCGTCGGGACTGGCGAGTTTTCGCCAGCCCGAGAGCGGTCGTCCCAGGTTTCCTCGGATTGTCGGAGAGATGCCTTGGTACTTTCGCCGGAGCTTCGGGCGGGGTCCAGTCCGTCTGAACTTATCGCGTCGCGGCGTAGGAGTATCCGTCGGCATGCGCGGATTCCGGTTCGGCACGGGTCCGCGAGGTGCGTACGTTCGTGCCGGCCGCGGCGGCTTTTATTATCAGCAATATTTCGCGCGGCGCGACCAGATGCTGCGGCACGCCGTCGGCGTCGTCGCCTCGTCCGATTTCACGGCCGCCCACTGAGCCGATCCTTCTCGGCACGCCGGTGGAGTTTGTCGGCGAGAGTGATACGTCGCCTGACAGTTACATCGCGGAAATAAATCGGCGAAGAGCTGCTTTTCGTTGGAGCACCTTGATCTTCGTCGTTGCGTCATTATTCCTTGCGATCCTCGCGAGCACGGGCGTTCGGAACCTATGGTACGTACTTCCAATGGTGGCCCTCATCGCAGGGTTTTCGCTGCGACATCGTGAGAGCCGCGATCGTGCGATTATCCTGACCTACGAGCTTGAAGGTGACGAGGCGAAGAAGTATGAGTTCATGTGCGAAGCGTTTCGTACGGCGAACGCGTCGGCAATGATATGGCGCGTCGCCACGGAGCTTGCCGTCGAAGCGCGTCGGCATGGAGAGCAACGAACCTCATAACGCGGACGCCAACGCGAATCGGGTTCGGCGCCGGCGCGGAAATCCGCACGAACGTCACGCCTCCGGTACTTCCCCTGAGATCCGCAAAGTTATTTTTCTTGCCCGACGAGATCGTTCTGCTAACGCGACCTCGCGTGTCGGCGATCCCGTACAGCGAGCTACGCCTTGCGGTGAACGAGATTAATTTCCGCGAGAGCGGTCCGGTGCCGGCTGATGCGACGCTCGTCGGAACGACGTGGCTATTTGTCAACAAAAATGGATCGCCCGATCGTCGGTTTCGCAACAACCGGCAAATTCCAGTCGTAGCATATTCCGAGTTGACAGTGCAGCACTCGGCGTTCGCGTTCGTGTTACAGTTCTCTAAGCGGCAGGTTGCGGCTCGCGTCGCCGCGACGCTAAAGTTACTCGGTGAAGCGTAAGTGCGCGACCCGGCCGACTGATGTTGCGTCGTCGATTGCTTCGGCGCTGCGCTGGCTGACCGTCGGATTAGTTACCCGTGCGGACGAAGGTGTCCCAGTACCAGACGCCCCAGACGCCCATCAGGCAGGACCAGGCGATCAGCCCGATGAGCCAGCCCGGTGTTTTTGCGCGGTCGCGCAGGGCCATCGCCATCAGGACCAGCGCGAACGGTTCGAAGTCGAGCGCGTGGCGCATGCCGAACTGCACCCAGCCGTTCAGGTAGTAGAACATCGACGGCGCCACGACCAGCAGGATGGTGATCCACAGCGCCCAGGTGACGCGATTGCGCGGCGCCAGGAACGCGAAGACGAGCGCGGGGCTGGTGAACGTCAGCGCGATCCCTTTCGTGTCGATCTTGAAGATCGGCCAGAGCGCTTGCTGGCGCCATTCGACCACCACCGGGCCCTGGAAGAGATACGACCAAAACTCGTACGGAAAGTACGAGAGCCGGAACGGGCTGCCTTCGGGCTGGCCCCACGGGTCTTGGCGGTAGAACATCGTGTACCCGATGTCGCGCCAGGTTCCGTACTGCGCGACGTTGCGCGCAATCCACAGCGAAAAGCCGAGCAGCACCACGCCGGCGTAATCGATCAGCCGCCGTCTGCGCTCTTCGGTCGTCGCGTCGTTCCACAGCAAGAACGCGTATAGCGGGAGCGCCATGACCATCGTGAAGCGCGACCCGAACGCGAGCACCGCCCAGATCGCAAGCGCCCAGCCGCGCTTCTTCCCGAACGCTTCGTCGAGCGCGAGGAACGTGAACGCCACCGCCGAGGTGTGGCTGATGAACCACACGTCGCCGAGCATCGAGCACCACCACAGGTCGGTCCCCGCGAACAAGAAGATGATCAGCAGCGCCGTGCGCGGCTCGTTCAAACCAAGCCGCCGCAGCAGTCGCCACGCCGCCACCAGCGCGATCAGGCACAACACGATCGCTTCGAACGTCTGGTTCGCGTCGAGGTGGTGAACGGCGGTCTGCGGGATCGCGAGCAGTCCGGGCACCGGCCCTTCAATGATCCAGTTGCGGCCGTTGTACGCGAGCGAGTCGATCGTCGTGTCGTGGCGGTCGACCCAGAGATGGCCGTGCAGGATCGCGTCGGCCAGCAGCACATCGTTGTTGTACGGCGTCGACCGGCCGTGGTACGAGACGCCGAGCGCCACCAGGATCGCCAGGATGAGCGCTGCCGTGACCGGGTGCGAAAAGGGAAGCCGGCGCAAAGCGGTCCGCATACCGGCGCGTCCGTTCGGCCGAATGCAACTCTGGCCCCGCCGCGCGGATAGAAGGGAAGGCGATGTACCAGCCACGCTCGCCCTACGGCCGCCCGGTCTACGGGGCTTCCTACGCACCCGCCGTCAGCACCCCGGGCCTCCTGGGCCAGGTGCTGGGGATCACCGGCGCCGGCTTCGTCATCACCGCGGCGGCGGCGTACGTCTTCCGCGGGGTTCCGTACGGCGCGGGCTTGATCGCCCTGATCGCCGGTTTCATCCTGCTCTTCGTCATGGGCGCGGTTCGCAACAACCAGCCGATCGCGCTGCTGCTGTTCTACGCGTTCACGTTCCTCGAAGGGATCGGGATCGCGCCGGTGGTCAACCGCTACGCGACCGCGATCGGCCCCGACGTCGTCGTCAACGCCGCCGCGACGACCGGTTTCGGGATGCTCGTGCTGGGCGGCGTCGCGTTCGTTTTCTCCGTCGACTGGCGGCGGTTCAGCGGGCTCGCGTTCGGCTTGCTGATCGCGCTGATCGTCGTCGGCATCATCTCTGCGTTCACCCGGTTTATCCACCCCGACGTCTACTCGTGGATGGTGCTCGGCGTCTTCACGCTGCTCACGCTGATCGACTTCAGCCGCATCCGCGCGGGCGGCGGCGGCGCGACGCCGGTCGAGCTCGCGATCGCGATCTACCTCGACGCGATCAACATCTTCCTCGCCTTGCTCGAGCTCTTCGGCTCGCGCTCCCGCCGCGACTGAACCGAAACCGGAACGCCGCTGCCGCGGCGGGCTGAATCGGCCGACCCACGGCGAAGACTAGGGTCAATGGCGCGGGCGTACGACGAGGAAGCGGTCCAGCCGGCCGGCGACGTCCTGCACGAGGCGTGCGGGATCACGGGAATCTACTCGCCGGGCGACGACGTCGCCCGGCTCGCTTATTTCGGGCTCTACGCGCTGCAGCACAGGGGCCAGGAGAGCGCCGGGCTGGCCGTCGGCGACGGGGTCGCGATCGACAGCCACCGCGAGATGGGCCTGATCACCGGCGTCTTCGACGAGGAGATCCTCGGGCGGCTGCGCGGCAGCGTCGCGATCGGCCACACGCGCTATTCGACGACCGGCAGCTCGGCCGTCGTCAACGCGCAGCCGTTCGTCGAAGCCTCGAACCTCGGGCCGTTCGCCTTCGCGCACAACGGCAACCTCACCAACACCGACGAGCTCGCCGCGCTGCTCCCGGAAAACGTCCGCCTCACCGCAACGTCCGACTCGGAGATTCTCGCGAAGACGATAGCGCTCGCGAGCGGCTCGACCTGGAGCGAGAAGATCAAAGCCGCGATGCGGATCGCCGAAGGCGCGTACTCCGTCGTGCTGCTCACCGCCGACGCGGTGTACGGGTTCCGCGATCCGTGGGGCGTGCGGCCGCTGTGCGTCGGCACGTACGGCGACCGCGGCTACATGATCGCCTCTGAGTCGTGCGCGCTCGCGACCGTCGGCGCGCACTACTTGCGCGAGATCGAAGCCGGCGAAGTGGTCTGCGTCGACCGGCGCGGAATTCGCAGCGAGCACACCGAGGTGCGCAAGCCGGCCTCGTTGTGCATGTTCGAGTACATCTACTTCGCGCGCCCCGACAGCGTGCTCAGCGGCCGTTCGATCTACATGGCGCGCTACGAGATGGGGCGCGCGCTCGCGCGCGAGCACGCGGCCGACGCCGACGTGGTGATGGCGATCCCCGACAGCGCGATTCCCGGCGGGATCGGCTACGCCGCCGAGAGCGGGCTGCCGTACGTCGAGGGGCTCATCAAGAACCGCTACATCGGGCGCACCTTCATCAGCCCCGACCAGAAGCTGCGCAGCCAGGGCGTGCAGCTCAAGTTCAATCCGATCGTCGAGAACCTGCGCGGGCAGCGCGTCGTCGTCGTCGACGACTCGATCGTGCGCGGCACGACGACGCCGCGCATCGTCAAGCTGCTGCGCGACGCCGGTGCGCGCGAAGTTCATTTGCGCATCACCTCGCCGCCGATCCAGCATCCCTGCTATCTCGGCGTCGACATGGCGACTTACGCCGAGCTGATCGCCGCGAACCTGACCGTGCCCGAGATCTGCGAGCGCATCGGCGCCGATTCGCTCGGCTTCTTGAGCATCGAGAGCCTGGTCGAGTCGACCAGCCGCGACCGCCGCGACTTCTGCCTGGGCTGTCTGAACGGAAAGTACCCGAGCCGGCCGGGCTACTCGCACGGCGGCCTCCAGGCGGACCGCCAGCCGGCGCTCAAGGCCTGAATCCGGCGGTCGGCTCTGCCGACAACCGAAGCATGACGCTTTCCGCGCTGCGCGTTTTCGCGCGGCAGGTTCACTTCATCGAAGACGGCGCGACGGTCGTCGAGCGCGCGGTCGAGGTCGTCCAGGGCGCGACCGGCGCGGCGTGGGTCGGCGCGTACACGGCCAGTCCGGACGGCTCGCTGATGCTGGCCGCGGCGGCCGGCGAGGTCCCGTTCGGGTCGCCCGAGGCCGTCGACGTCGACGATCCGATGCTGGTCGCGCTGCGCGCGGAGCGCGGGCCGGTCGACGCTCCCGAGGACTCGGTCCTTCCGGGGACGCTGGCGCTGCCGTTCATGGCCGCCGGCCGCGTCACGGGGCTGCTCGCCGTCGGCGCGCCGCGCCGCCCGTACGCCGCGGACTACCGCGAGACGCTGCGCTCGGTCGCGTTCAACGTCGGCCTAGCGCTGGAAGTCCTCCAGGTGCGCGGGCTGCGGGCGCAGGTCGAGGAGTGGCGCGAGCGCACCGAATGGGCCGAGCAGGAGCTGGCGACGCTCCACCGGCTGCTGGACCGCATGCAACACGGCCCGCGCGAGGCGCAGCCGCTCTAAGCCGCGCGGCGGCGCCGCACGCCGTCAGGGCGTGCCGGGCTCGGATGCGGCCGGTGGATCGCTCGCCGGAAACGACTCCGCGACCGCTTCGTCGTAGGCGTCGAGCCCCATATCTTCACCGCGGGCGAGGTTGTACTCGCTCGGGCGGTCGGGATCGCTCGGATCGCCGACCGGGGCGCCGGGATCTTGCTGCGGTTGATCCGGGTCGGGGACGACCGGCTCTTGCGGGTTCATCGCCTGCCTGTCGTACCCCGACGCCGGGCGCTCACACTGCGGCCGCTGCGGCCGGCTTGGCGACGGCGCCGTTCGTCGGGACGCCGTTCTTCGCGAGGTCTTCGACGATGTTCACGAACGCGCGGACCGGC
Proteins encoded in this region:
- a CDS encoding DUF4236 domain-containing protein, with product MPWYFRRSFGRGPVRLNLSRRGVGVSVGMRGFRFGTGPRGAYVRAGRGGFYYQQYFARRDQMLRHAVGVVASSDFTAAH
- a CDS encoding Bax inhibitor-1/YccA family protein; translation: MYQPRSPYGRPVYGASYAPAVSTPGLLGQVLGITGAGFVITAAAAYVFRGVPYGAGLIALIAGFILLFVMGAVRNNQPIALLLFYAFTFLEGIGIAPVVNRYATAIGPDVVVNAAATTGFGMLVLGGVAFVFSVDWRRFSGLAFGLLIALIVVGIISAFTRFIHPDVYSWMVLGVFTLLTLIDFSRIRAGGGGATPVELAIAIYLDAINIFLALLELFGSRSRRD
- the purF gene encoding amidophosphoribosyltransferase produces the protein MARAYDEEAVQPAGDVLHEACGITGIYSPGDDVARLAYFGLYALQHRGQESAGLAVGDGVAIDSHREMGLITGVFDEEILGRLRGSVAIGHTRYSTTGSSAVVNAQPFVEASNLGPFAFAHNGNLTNTDELAALLPENVRLTATSDSEILAKTIALASGSTWSEKIKAAMRIAEGAYSVVLLTADAVYGFRDPWGVRPLCVGTYGDRGYMIASESCALATVGAHYLREIEAGEVVCVDRRGIRSEHTEVRKPASLCMFEYIYFARPDSVLSGRSIYMARYEMGRALAREHAADADVVMAIPDSAIPGGIGYAAESGLPYVEGLIKNRYIGRTFISPDQKLRSQGVQLKFNPIVENLRGQRVVVVDDSIVRGTTTPRIVKLLRDAGAREVHLRITSPPIQHPCYLGVDMATYAELIAANLTVPEICERIGADSLGFLSIESLVESTSRDRRDFCLGCLNGKYPSRPGYSHGGLQADRQPALKA